A window of Christiangramia forsetii KT0803 contains these coding sequences:
- a CDS encoding YqiA/YcfP family alpha/beta fold hydrolase, translating to MNILYLHGLKSKLSSEKRKALEQYGKVFAPDIDYSKDHVQYTQILRQFPNTQFNAIIGSSMGGLNSYIISNWIGRPALLFNPPLSKHPWSTMHLKEKFVRGNASKQVVLGARDEVVNPKDTLNYIASGLYDDELVIKIHPQLGHRIPLDVFEVEVKEFFDKICH from the coding sequence ATGAATATTTTATATCTACACGGACTCAAAAGCAAATTGAGTTCAGAAAAACGAAAAGCTTTAGAACAATACGGCAAAGTTTTCGCTCCGGATATTGACTATTCCAAAGATCATGTTCAGTACACTCAAATTCTTCGGCAATTTCCAAACACTCAATTTAATGCAATTATTGGTAGCAGTATGGGTGGTCTAAATTCCTATATTATTTCAAACTGGATTGGCCGCCCTGCTCTATTGTTCAATCCTCCTTTATCCAAACATCCATGGAGTACTATGCACCTGAAGGAGAAATTTGTCAGGGGTAATGCTTCAAAACAAGTTGTGTTAGGAGCTAGAGATGAAGTTGTAAATCCGAAGGATACACTAAACTATATCGCTAGTGGCCTTTATGATGATGAACTAGTCATAAAAATCCATCCTCAACTCGGTCATCGAATTCCGTTGGATGTATTTGAAGTTGAAGTAAAGGAATTCTTCGATAAAATCTGCCACTAA
- a CDS encoding DUF2914 domain-containing protein has product MKRAFGRYRKSAFGRFVFRNQKYAPVLFFMGGFIFDTLTLGRIDRVYDTVVLCSHMTLLSVTLYLYNSVDEDKWEDTFIRRYSEYFPLAIQFFFGALSSAFVIYFFRSVSMSKTMFFFILLVLLLFANEFLKKKISNKYLQFSVYFFISFTFFAFMIPTLIKEMNTFIFIISGLVSLGCTLALITVIYSQSPGTRAAISLKKLISLILSIYITINVFYYFNLIPPVPLAMDTGLVAHEVQKKNNEYIVTYENNPWYVFWRKHHTTFHRQEGQRVYVFTSVFAPTDLKKSIFHRWKWYNPETRSWEVTDKINFKVTGGRDRGFRGYTHKNNLREGQWKVDVITEEELVLGVVDFVIKKTSEPHKEGMVTKSF; this is encoded by the coding sequence ATGAAAAGAGCTTTTGGAAGATATAGAAAAAGTGCTTTTGGAAGGTTTGTTTTTCGCAATCAAAAGTACGCTCCCGTTCTTTTTTTTATGGGTGGTTTTATTTTTGATACTTTGACCTTAGGGCGAATAGATCGTGTTTATGATACGGTGGTACTTTGCTCGCATATGACCTTATTATCTGTAACGCTTTATTTATATAATTCAGTGGATGAGGATAAGTGGGAAGATACTTTCATAAGACGTTATTCCGAATATTTTCCGCTAGCTATACAGTTCTTCTTTGGCGCACTTTCAAGTGCTTTTGTCATCTACTTTTTCAGAAGTGTGTCCATGTCAAAAACTATGTTTTTTTTCATATTGCTGGTTCTGCTCTTATTCGCAAACGAGTTTCTTAAAAAGAAAATCTCCAATAAATACCTTCAGTTTAGTGTTTATTTTTTTATAAGTTTTACCTTTTTCGCCTTTATGATCCCCACGCTGATCAAGGAAATGAATACCTTTATTTTTATCATTTCGGGACTTGTAAGTTTGGGGTGTACGCTAGCACTCATCACCGTTATTTACAGTCAAAGCCCAGGCACAAGAGCTGCGATAAGTCTAAAAAAACTGATCAGTCTTATCCTTTCTATCTATATAACAATTAATGTTTTTTACTATTTCAATCTTATTCCACCGGTGCCGCTGGCTATGGATACCGGGTTGGTGGCTCATGAGGTGCAGAAAAAAAATAACGAATACATCGTTACTTACGAGAACAATCCTTGGTATGTATTTTGGCGAAAACATCACACCACATTTCATCGACAGGAAGGTCAAAGAGTTTATGTCTTCACTTCGGTTTTTGCACCTACAGATTTAAAAAAGTCCATTTTTCATAGATGGAAATGGTACAATCCAGAAACCAGAAGTTGGGAAGTAACTGATAAAATTAACTTTAAAGTTACCGGTGGGCGTGATCGTGGTTTCCGTGGATATACTCATAAAAATAACCTTAGGGAAGGCCAATGGAAAGTTGATGTAATTACCGAAGAGGAACTGGTACTTGGTGTTGTGGATTTTGTGATTAAAAAAACTTCTGAACCTCATAAAGAAGGAATGGTAACGAAATCATTTTAA
- a CDS encoding ATP-binding protein: MQEILNSKGLPIGFNCIFYGPPGTGKTEGVLQLARKTGRDLMKVDISETKSKWFGDSEKLIKKIFTNYERIRTAQELAPILLFNEADAILSKRSGISDSNVDQTINTIQNILLKELENFKGIFIATTNLIDNLDKAFERRFLFKIQIDRPDIAARENIWKSKLDFLAPEQYLELARSFEFSGGEIENIIRKIITHEIINAEKIDFKAILGFCRQEKFEKNLNNNIEEKKTTILGFQNYKKEDPYLA, from the coding sequence GTGCAGGAAATACTCAATAGTAAAGGTTTACCTATTGGTTTCAATTGCATTTTCTACGGACCCCCAGGAACAGGTAAAACGGAAGGGGTGTTGCAATTAGCCAGGAAAACTGGAAGAGATCTTATGAAAGTAGATATAAGCGAAACAAAATCTAAGTGGTTTGGAGACAGTGAAAAATTGATTAAGAAAATATTTACGAATTACGAAAGAATCAGAACTGCACAGGAATTGGCTCCTATATTACTTTTTAATGAAGCTGATGCTATTTTGTCTAAGCGCTCTGGAATTTCAGATTCGAATGTTGATCAAACCATCAATACCATTCAAAATATACTTCTGAAAGAACTGGAAAATTTCAAAGGTATTTTCATCGCTACCACTAATCTAATTGATAATCTGGATAAAGCTTTCGAAAGAAGATTTTTATTCAAAATTCAGATTGACAGACCGGATATAGCTGCGAGGGAAAATATCTGGAAAAGTAAGTTAGATTTTTTAGCTCCCGAGCAGTATTTAGAACTAGCAAGAAGCTTCGAGTTTTCAGGAGGAGAAATAGAGAATATCATCCGTAAGATTATAACCCATGAAATCATCAATGCTGAAAAAATTGATTTCAAAGCGATTCTGGGGTTTTGTCGTCAGGAAAAGTTTGAAAAAAATCTCAACAATAACATCGAAGAAAAGAAAACTACCATCCTTGGATTCCAAAATTATAAAAAGGAGGACCCTTATCTGGCTTGA
- a CDS encoding zinc-ribbon domain-containing protein, producing the protein MTVIQVVAALGMIPLFASRTFLPAFLTGIFLTYPNLFPGMDGVDPVPDGTMLTRTWVLVTLGILSFLEILADKNPDIRSLMNNAVTYFKPASYMLVSLGLLDNSSVQILNEVQLAGFDPMWILFTFGMLAVHWLASLRKDFIEFLEDIDEDDNLFIGKIISWLEDSMVLFGFILLIWSGILMVILYTGLIALFVYMRKKQEKKLEQQKIECSKCGERNMPFAIKCFKCGNKQAQVHQIGIFGQKKDTLISNVKEHQINLISHRKCPSCGNKLQNREVFQKCEYCREELFNEPSIKTFTKSIDKKFYKIAGVSFLLGFIPIAGFIVSAVLANIYLFSPYRKYIPKGGSFMRKMFIRFLTLLFFIFGVAFGFIAAPVYCIMRYYIWKGKFKARIPDEPKLKLS; encoded by the coding sequence ATGACTGTGATCCAAGTTGTTGCAGCGTTGGGAATGATCCCTTTGTTTGCTTCAAGGACTTTTTTGCCAGCCTTTCTTACCGGTATCTTCTTAACCTATCCTAATCTGTTTCCGGGAATGGATGGAGTTGATCCCGTTCCCGATGGAACCATGTTAACCAGAACCTGGGTACTAGTTACTTTGGGCATTCTATCGTTTCTCGAAATTTTGGCAGATAAAAATCCGGATATACGTTCCCTGATGAATAATGCGGTAACTTATTTTAAACCGGCTAGTTATATGCTCGTAAGTCTGGGGTTATTAGATAATAGTTCTGTGCAAATCCTAAATGAAGTACAGTTGGCCGGCTTTGATCCCATGTGGATTCTTTTCACTTTTGGAATGCTGGCTGTACATTGGTTGGCATCTTTAAGAAAGGATTTTATAGAATTTCTTGAAGATATAGATGAAGACGATAATCTGTTTATCGGGAAAATAATTAGCTGGCTGGAAGATAGTATGGTGCTCTTTGGCTTTATTCTGCTCATCTGGTCTGGTATTTTAATGGTAATACTTTACACTGGTTTAATAGCTCTTTTTGTTTACATGCGAAAGAAGCAGGAAAAGAAACTAGAACAGCAAAAAATCGAATGTTCCAAGTGTGGAGAGCGAAATATGCCTTTTGCCATCAAATGCTTTAAGTGTGGAAATAAACAAGCACAGGTGCATCAAATTGGCATCTTTGGGCAGAAGAAAGATACTCTTATATCAAATGTAAAAGAACATCAAATTAATCTTATATCCCATAGAAAATGTCCGAGCTGTGGTAATAAATTGCAGAATAGGGAAGTATTTCAGAAATGCGAATATTGTAGGGAGGAACTTTTTAATGAACCATCGATAAAAACATTTACGAAGAGTATTGATAAGAAATTCTATAAAATAGCAGGAGTTTCTTTTTTACTTGGGTTTATACCAATTGCTGGTTTTATTGTAAGTGCTGTATTAGCTAATATTTATTTGTTTTCACCATACAGAAAGTATATTCCTAAAGGAGGATCTTTTATGAGGAAAATGTTTATTAGGTTTCTTACCCTTCTGTTTTTCATTTTTGGAGTGGCCTTTGGTTTTATAGCGGCTCCGGTGTATTGTATAATGCGTTATTATATATGGAAGGGGAAGTTTAAGGCAAGAATACCAGATGAACCTAAATTAAAATTATCTTAA
- a CDS encoding DUF2779 domain-containing protein, producing the protein MNPRYLTKSRFKLALDCPTKLYYTRKKEYANKSESDSFLEALAQGGFQVEELARMDYPDGIAIIGDDYNYDLLAEKTRNLLEQENITIFEPAFLINDLFIRVDMLVKSGNNIKLIEVKAKSIRSVDHESFIKSNGQLGGGWDLYLYDIAFQKYVIQSSYPEWNISSYLKLADKDATTTVDGLHQCFKVVSDSDLRTGIEKKEGITKADLGDSILCEINVSGEIDLILNNNPLDENRSFEGTVKHYKDHYKNDVKLFTEIGTHCKGCEFVSENYENGFKSGFHECWQKQLQLPKEKIDRPKVYDVWYNPAKNAIEEDRYFMEELTENDLNIRSEAGKMSRSERQWLQIEKHKYADDSPYFDIDNLRQELDSWKFPLNFIDFETTAVAIPFIAGMHPYEQLAFQFSHHIVYEDGTVDHFNEYLNTEIGAFPNFDFIRALKKSLSVNEGSIFRYHNHENTIVNVIYNQLKNSKEPDKEELLNFIRSISHSTNKNTESWAGDRDMIDLQKTVVNYYYDPDTGGSNSIKAILPAVLRSSVYLQERYQTPLGKLNLSSKNFPEDHIFLMFENGKPVNPYKALPSVFDGWDNEKLEQVSESLTEIKDGGAALFAYQKLQFDDVPEIERNAIQEGLLRYCELDTLAMVMIYEYFKNVCE; encoded by the coding sequence TTGAACCCGAGATATCTTACCAAATCCCGTTTTAAACTGGCACTGGATTGTCCAACCAAACTGTACTATACCCGTAAGAAAGAGTATGCAAATAAAAGCGAATCAGATTCATTTTTGGAGGCATTAGCACAGGGAGGTTTCCAAGTTGAGGAACTGGCAAGAATGGATTATCCCGACGGCATTGCTATAATTGGAGATGATTATAATTATGATCTTCTGGCTGAAAAAACCCGGAACCTTCTTGAACAGGAAAATATTACTATTTTTGAACCCGCTTTTTTAATCAATGACCTTTTTATTAGGGTTGATATGCTCGTGAAAAGCGGGAATAATATCAAACTTATTGAGGTTAAGGCTAAATCGATAAGGAGTGTTGATCATGAGTCTTTTATAAAGTCAAATGGCCAACTCGGCGGTGGCTGGGATCTTTACTTATATGATATTGCTTTTCAAAAATATGTGATCCAGTCCAGTTATCCCGAATGGAATATATCATCTTACCTGAAACTGGCCGATAAAGATGCAACAACCACAGTAGATGGTTTACATCAATGTTTTAAGGTGGTTTCAGACTCAGATTTGCGCACCGGAATCGAGAAAAAAGAGGGTATTACGAAAGCTGATCTTGGAGATTCCATATTATGTGAGATCAATGTGAGTGGAGAAATTGATTTAATTCTGAATAATAATCCGCTGGACGAAAACCGGAGCTTTGAAGGAACAGTCAAACACTATAAAGATCATTATAAAAATGATGTGAAATTATTTACTGAAATAGGTACTCATTGTAAGGGCTGTGAGTTTGTTTCTGAAAATTATGAAAATGGATTTAAAAGCGGATTCCATGAATGCTGGCAGAAACAATTACAACTTCCTAAAGAAAAGATTGACCGACCTAAGGTATATGATGTCTGGTATAACCCTGCAAAAAATGCCATTGAAGAAGACCGTTATTTTATGGAGGAGTTAACTGAAAATGATCTTAATATCAGGTCTGAAGCTGGAAAAATGAGTAGATCGGAGCGTCAATGGTTACAGATTGAAAAACATAAATATGCTGATGATTCCCCTTATTTTGATATAGATAACCTACGGCAAGAACTGGATTCCTGGAAGTTTCCATTGAATTTTATCGATTTTGAAACAACTGCAGTAGCTATTCCTTTTATTGCCGGAATGCATCCGTATGAACAGCTGGCTTTCCAGTTTAGCCATCATATAGTTTATGAAGATGGAACTGTTGACCATTTTAATGAGTATTTGAATACGGAAATTGGAGCTTTCCCTAATTTCGATTTTATACGAGCCTTAAAGAAATCTCTATCCGTGAACGAGGGAAGCATTTTCAGATATCACAATCATGAAAACACGATCGTGAATGTTATCTATAACCAACTTAAAAATTCTAAAGAACCAGACAAAGAAGAACTTCTGAATTTTATCAGAAGTATAAGTCACAGCACAAATAAAAATACTGAATCCTGGGCCGGTGACCGGGATATGATAGACCTTCAGAAAACGGTGGTGAATTATTATTATGATCCTGATACGGGAGGCTCAAATTCCATTAAAGCTATCCTCCCTGCCGTTTTGAGGTCTAGTGTCTATCTCCAGGAAAGATATCAAACACCTTTAGGCAAGCTAAATCTTAGCAGTAAGAATTTTCCTGAGGACCATATTTTCCTGATGTTCGAGAACGGTAAACCGGTAAACCCCTATAAAGCCCTGCCTTCAGTCTTTGACGGCTGGGATAACGAAAAACTGGAACAGGTATCGGAAAGTCTTACCGAAATAAAAGACGGAGGGGCTGCTCTTTTCGCTTATCAAAAATTACAATTTGATGACGTACCTGAAATTGAAAGAAATGCCATCCAGGAAGGCTTACTTAGATATTGTGAACTGGATACCCTGGCCATGGTGATGATCTATGAGTATTTTAAAAACGTATGTGAATAA
- a CDS encoding helix-turn-helix transcriptional regulator produces the protein MSVRQSLKRYTKIISLLRRRPMSYQEIQDEISLDPDAIAEKLLTSQRTLQRDIIDIASIYEIEIDSDKSTNKYYIKEDVEEIHSRRLRENFEIVNAIKMAKGFGNTLIFEERRHLGTEHMAGLIHAIQNNLFIEFNYIKFWDGSESSRKVKPIALKEARNRWYLIAMDDKDERIKNFSLDRIQDLSISSNKFKPVSYNIEQEFRDSFGIINGTGEKPVDVILSFTPEQGRYINSLPLHHSQELISNDENEFQFSYYIRPTYDFKMEILSYGDQVKVLEPENLQETISKNLKAALNLY, from the coding sequence ATGTCTGTACGCCAAAGCTTAAAACGATATACAAAAATCATTTCACTTCTAAGAAGAAGACCTATGAGTTATCAGGAAATTCAGGATGAAATATCACTGGATCCGGATGCTATAGCAGAAAAGCTACTGACCTCTCAGCGAACTTTACAACGAGATATTATTGACATCGCCTCTATTTACGAGATTGAAATAGATTCTGATAAAAGCACTAATAAATACTACATTAAAGAAGATGTTGAAGAAATACATTCCCGAAGATTAAGGGAAAATTTTGAGATCGTGAATGCCATTAAGATGGCAAAGGGGTTTGGTAACACGCTGATCTTTGAAGAAAGACGGCATTTGGGGACAGAACATATGGCTGGTTTAATCCACGCTATCCAAAATAATCTCTTTATCGAATTCAATTATATTAAATTTTGGGATGGTTCTGAAAGTAGTCGTAAAGTGAAACCTATTGCATTAAAAGAAGCCAGAAACCGCTGGTATCTAATTGCGATGGACGATAAAGACGAGCGTATAAAGAATTTTTCACTGGACCGAATTCAGGATCTCAGTATTTCCTCAAATAAATTTAAACCTGTTTCTTATAATATTGAACAAGAGTTTAGGGATAGCTTTGGAATAATTAATGGAACGGGCGAAAAACCTGTAGATGTCATTCTTTCCTTTACTCCTGAACAAGGGAGATATATCAATTCACTTCCCCTGCATCACAGTCAGGAATTGATATCTAATGATGAAAATGAATTTCAGTTCAGTTACTACATAAGACCTACCTATGATTTTAAAATGGAGATACTTTCTTATGGAGATCAGGTTAAAGTATTGGAGCCGGAAAATTTACAAGAAACTATATCTAAGAATCTTAAAGCTGCATTGAATCTGTATTAA
- a CDS encoding class I SAM-dependent methyltransferase — protein MTKNKKIKQPWPTKAAMAQIYEKNLWGGNKSEFYSGLGSHHPETVEPYIAAVSAFLKDFETPPVICDLGCGDFNIGNELVRYSKKYIGIDIVPELIAHNKKEFKAGNLEFQALDIAIDMLPQGDCAILRQVLQHLSNAEIQKVIEKLYDFNYVILTEHLPEKDFKPNKDIISGQGIRLKKQSGVKLSASPFNFKTKEEKQLLSVQSLGFKGVLVTTSYKLR, from the coding sequence ATGACTAAAAATAAAAAAATAAAACAGCCCTGGCCAACTAAAGCTGCTATGGCACAGATCTATGAAAAGAACCTGTGGGGTGGAAATAAATCTGAATTTTACTCCGGTTTAGGCTCACATCATCCTGAAACAGTGGAGCCCTATATAGCTGCAGTTTCTGCATTTTTAAAAGATTTTGAAACTCCGCCTGTGATTTGTGATCTGGGTTGCGGAGATTTTAATATTGGGAATGAATTGGTGAGGTACTCCAAAAAGTACATTGGTATAGACATAGTGCCGGAGCTTATAGCTCATAATAAAAAGGAATTCAAGGCCGGTAATTTAGAATTTCAGGCTTTGGATATTGCAATAGATATGCTACCCCAGGGAGATTGTGCGATTCTAAGGCAGGTGTTGCAACATTTATCGAATGCAGAAATTCAAAAGGTAATAGAAAAATTATACGATTTTAATTATGTCATTTTAACCGAGCACTTACCGGAAAAAGACTTTAAACCCAATAAGGATATTATCTCGGGGCAGGGCATCAGACTAAAAAAACAAAGTGGCGTAAAGCTTTCCGCCTCCCCGTTTAACTTTAAGACGAAAGAAGAAAAACAACTATTGTCTGTACAATCGCTCGGTTTCAAAGGAGTTCTAGTAACGACTTCATATAAGTTAAGATAA
- a CDS encoding cyclic-phosphate processing receiver domain-containing protein, producing MDWLAYSPIGKEVEVIWVKNMQEFVNWIQKNGLPDGICFDHDLGENQPTGYDCAKWLVEYCLDNKVLPPLWACQSANPVGKVNINRLLKSFILRFEAGFR from the coding sequence TTGGATTGGCTAGCTTATAGCCCAATTGGGAAAGAGGTGGAAGTGATCTGGGTGAAAAATATGCAGGAATTTGTGAACTGGATCCAGAAAAATGGATTACCTGATGGCATTTGTTTTGACCATGATTTGGGAGAAAACCAACCTACAGGTTATGATTGTGCCAAGTGGCTGGTAGAATATTGTTTAGACAATAAAGTACTGCCGCCATTATGGGCCTGCCAAAGTGCAAACCCGGTGGGGAAAGTGAATATTAATAGATTGCTTAAAAGTTTTATACTGAGATTTGAAGCTGGATTTCGCTAA
- a CDS encoding phage antirepressor KilAC domain-containing protein, with amino-acid sequence MKFVSTTALAKKNNLEPNELFKVLKEKEWMYKKDGNWNLTKNG; translated from the coding sequence ATGAAATTTGTTTCAACCACAGCATTAGCAAAGAAAAATAACTTGGAACCCAATGAACTTTTCAAAGTTTTAAAAGAGAAGGAATGGATGTATAAAAAGGATGGAAACTGGAATCTAACTAAAAATGGATGA
- a CDS encoding PIN domain-containing protein, whose protein sequence is MKQRFYLNTSVFGGVFDKEFDEFTLLLFERINNGEVACIFSELVETELVKAPRKVKEYFAELPKESLEKVEITDEILSLATKYVDEKVVGLTSFDDCIHIATATIHRADILVSWNFKHIVNVYRIRGYNSINLRMNYPSLEIRSPKEIVDYGN, encoded by the coding sequence ATGAAACAACGCTTTTATCTTAATACTTCAGTTTTTGGGGGAGTATTTGACAAAGAATTTGACGAGTTTACATTACTATTGTTCGAACGGATCAATAATGGAGAAGTTGCTTGCATATTTTCAGAATTGGTCGAAACGGAATTGGTAAAAGCACCAAGGAAAGTTAAAGAATATTTTGCCGAATTACCAAAGGAGAGTTTAGAAAAAGTTGAAATTACAGATGAAATTCTTTCACTCGCTACGAAATATGTGGATGAAAAAGTAGTTGGACTGACAAGTTTTGATGATTGTATCCATATTGCAACAGCTACAATTCATCGTGCAGATATTTTAGTAAGCTGGAATTTTAAACATATTGTAAATGTTTATAGAATAAGAGGGTATAATTCAATAAATTTAAGAATGAACTATCCATCATTGGAAATACGTTCACCTAAAGAAATTGTCGATTATGGAAACTAA
- a CDS encoding DUF6557 family protein — protein sequence MTLEQLVQSNSWLSISAILLELYSDEEKSLEGYEEVFEKLLMMAPEETDMTIEIKTVKDDFDGEEYVDVSGKYKHPKNEAQSSSYAIEFTSWKEWLGMDICNESLKEFTELEILAHCLYEMTFAGFEEEEIQEQIDSIKKTAEDYEMMSEEEKLKNATSFEELLDKLEDDDQEKDRS from the coding sequence ATGACCTTAGAACAGCTGGTACAAAGCAATTCCTGGTTAAGTATTTCTGCTATACTTCTGGAATTATATTCCGATGAAGAAAAAAGCCTCGAAGGCTATGAGGAAGTATTTGAAAAATTGCTGATGATGGCTCCCGAAGAAACCGATATGACGATTGAGATAAAGACAGTAAAAGATGACTTTGACGGAGAGGAATATGTAGATGTTTCCGGGAAATACAAGCATCCTAAAAACGAGGCACAATCATCTTCTTACGCCATAGAATTTACGTCCTGGAAAGAATGGTTGGGAATGGATATTTGTAATGAAAGTTTAAAAGAATTTACCGAACTGGAAATCTTGGCGCATTGCCTCTACGAAATGACCTTTGCAGGTTTTGAGGAAGAAGAGATACAGGAACAGATCGATAGTATCAAAAAAACTGCAGAGGATTATGAAATGATGAGCGAAGAGGAAAAACTTAAAAACGCAACTTCTTTTGAGGAGCTTTTAGATAAATTAGAGGATGATGATCAGGAAAAAGATCGCTCCTAA
- a CDS encoding WYL domain-containing protein: protein MNSLPLHHSQELLSNDENEFQFSYYIRPTYHFRMEILSFDHQIKVLQPVSLRETISESLTAALNLY from the coding sequence ATTAATTCACTTCCCCTGCATCACAGTCAGGAATTGTTATCTAATGATGAAAATGAATTTCAGTTCAGTTACTACATAAGACCTACCTATCATTTTAGAATGGAGATACTTTCTTTTGACCATCAGATTAAGGTTCTGCAGCCTGTGAGTTTAAGAGAAACTATATCTGAAAGTTTAACTGCCGCACTGAATCTGTATTAG
- a CDS encoding NAD(P)-dependent oxidoreductase → MIKFALIKERKTPPDRRVVFSPQMLKKVVSQFPEASFKVESSDIRIFRDQEYRDAGFEVSEDISDCEVLLGVKEVPIPNLIPDKKYFFFSHTIKKQPYNRDLLREILSQNIELYDHEVITNKNNGRLIGFGRYAGLVGAYNGIRAIGIKEESFKLPKAEDLPDLKSMLAELDKIKIPAYKFVLTGSGKVARGAKEIMDHLKIKKLSAEEYLRSEFNEPVYCKIDVLDYAKRKDGAEGSRQEFYKVPENYVPDFMKFAKTSEVFIAGHFYGEGSPVFYTEKDIKHKDFRIKYVADISCDIAGPIASTIRPSTISEPFYGYDPQTGREIDFLDPSAISIMAVDNLPCELPMDASEGFGEMFLEHVIPAFFNEDKEGILGRAKMTDQGKLTPLYSYLQDYVEGTE, encoded by the coding sequence ATGATAAAATTCGCGCTGATCAAAGAACGGAAAACACCGCCAGACAGAAGAGTGGTTTTTTCCCCACAGATGCTAAAAAAAGTAGTTTCCCAATTTCCGGAGGCTTCATTTAAAGTGGAAAGTTCTGATATCAGGATATTTAGAGATCAGGAATATCGGGATGCAGGTTTTGAAGTTTCCGAAGATATTAGTGATTGTGAGGTATTATTGGGTGTAAAAGAAGTGCCTATACCAAATTTAATACCTGACAAAAAGTACTTTTTCTTTTCCCATACCATCAAAAAACAGCCATATAATCGTGACTTACTTCGAGAAATTCTGTCACAAAATATAGAGTTGTATGATCATGAGGTGATTACCAATAAAAATAATGGCAGACTCATTGGTTTTGGTCGCTATGCCGGACTGGTAGGTGCCTACAACGGAATTCGGGCAATTGGGATCAAAGAAGAAAGCTTTAAACTACCCAAGGCAGAAGACCTGCCAGATCTGAAGTCTATGCTGGCAGAACTGGATAAAATAAAAATTCCGGCTTATAAATTTGTTTTGACAGGAAGTGGAAAAGTGGCTCGTGGGGCAAAAGAAATTATGGATCATCTAAAAATAAAAAAGCTTTCGGCAGAAGAATATCTGAGGAGTGAATTCAACGAGCCCGTTTATTGTAAAATAGATGTTCTGGATTATGCTAAACGAAAGGATGGGGCAGAGGGAAGCAGGCAGGAATTTTATAAGGTGCCCGAGAATTATGTGCCGGACTTTATGAAATTTGCCAAAACAAGCGAAGTCTTTATTGCCGGACATTTTTATGGAGAAGGTTCGCCGGTATTTTATACCGAAAAAGATATTAAGCACAAAGATTTCAGAATTAAATATGTCGCAGATATTTCCTGTGACATTGCAGGTCCCATCGCCAGTACGATTAGACCATCTACCATCTCTGAACCTTTTTATGGTTACGATCCTCAAACCGGAAGGGAAATAGATTTTTTGGATCCGTCTGCTATTAGCATTATGGCCGTAGATAATTTGCCCTGTGAATTACCAATGGATGCCAGTGAAGGTTTTGGAGAAATGTTCCTTGAACATGTAATTCCGGCTTTTTTCAATGAGGATAAAGAGGGGATTCTGGGTCGTGCAAAAATGACTGACCAAGGAAAACTTACTCCTTTATATTCCTATTTACAGGATTACGTAGAAGGCACCGAATAG